From Nakamurella flava, the proteins below share one genomic window:
- a CDS encoding glutamine amidotransferase, which produces MCGIAGLHLRDDELRPRLGQLLGGMLCQAAERGTDAAGIGIYGDPSLNPAGRSTVCVVDGPATTDAAVAAAAAVTALLGRPVDQRVAGQTALFTAAAGSADLEAAVRAALPEAVLTSRGTALSVLKGTGHPDALASTFSLAEATGYQGVAHTRMATESAVTSTGSHPYSVGPDQCMVHNGSFANHATIRRELMADGITFDSENDTEVGARFVAAQLAAGADVEKALRLLCERFDGFYTLLVATENSFAVVRDAIACKPAVIAETDRWVAMASEYRYLTGLPGIESARIFEPEPEVVYAWER; this is translated from the coding sequence ATGTGCGGTATCGCCGGGCTCCATCTGCGGGACGACGAACTCCGTCCCCGACTCGGACAACTGTTGGGCGGCATGCTGTGTCAGGCCGCCGAGCGGGGAACCGATGCCGCGGGCATCGGCATCTACGGCGATCCATCGCTGAACCCGGCGGGTCGGTCCACCGTCTGCGTCGTCGACGGGCCGGCCACGACGGATGCCGCCGTGGCCGCCGCTGCCGCCGTCACCGCGCTCCTGGGCCGGCCGGTCGACCAACGCGTCGCCGGTCAGACCGCCCTGTTCACCGCCGCCGCCGGATCCGCCGATCTGGAGGCCGCCGTGCGGGCCGCGCTGCCGGAGGCCGTCCTGACCAGTCGCGGCACCGCACTGTCGGTGCTCAAGGGCACCGGCCATCCGGATGCGCTGGCCAGCACGTTCTCGCTGGCGGAGGCCACCGGCTACCAGGGCGTCGCCCACACCCGGATGGCCACCGAGTCCGCCGTCACCTCCACCGGCAGCCACCCCTACTCGGTCGGCCCCGACCAGTGCATGGTGCACAACGGCTCCTTCGCCAACCACGCGACCATCCGCCGCGAGTTGATGGCCGACGGGATCACCTTCGACTCGGAGAACGACACCGAGGTCGGAGCCCGGTTCGTCGCCGCCCAGCTGGCCGCCGGGGCGGACGTCGAGAAGGCGCTGCGCCTGCTGTGCGAACGCTTCGACGGCTTCTACACGCTGCTGGTCGCGACCGAGAACTCCTTTGCCGTCGTCCGCGACGCGATCGCCTGCAAGCCGGCCGTCATCGCCGAGACCGACCGCTGGGTCGCGATGGCCAGCGAGTACCGCTACCTCACCGGGCTGCCCGGCATCGAGTCCGCCCGCATCTTCGAACCTGAACCGGAAGTGGTGTACGCATGGGAACGCTGA
- the glnT gene encoding type III glutamate--ammonia ligase gives MAARSGGSVATSPTTAAPIASLAELAAADGVQHLLATFTTLSGKPCAKLVPVAVADQLQEEGCGFAGYAAGAMGQVPADPDIVAVPDVSSYTPLPFVRPGLAMVQCDPHVNGDPYPFAPRVILRQQIAAAAELGMTLSVGAEVEYFLVTRGADGRLRTADAADDADRPCYDARGLTRMYDHLTAVSDAMGTLGWGPYASDHEDGNGQFEQNFHYADALTTADRVTTLRYVIQMLAEQRGMIATYMPKPFTDRTGSGMHLHLSLWDEAGPRFPSAGVDPHGLGLSETGYAFVAGLLEHAPGLQAILAPTVNSYKRTGASSTASGATWAPRAATYGGNDRTHLVRVPDAQRVELRSGDGAGSAHLAVAAALGAGLAGIRSDRDPGAPGARPADAPLLPRTLLDAVAALESDAVVRGVLDSVSPAAGVADYYAQLKREEFYEWHARVTDWEVERYLTAV, from the coding sequence ATCGCTGCGCGGTCCGGGGGCTCGGTCGCGACCTCCCCGACGACCGCCGCCCCGATCGCGAGCCTGGCCGAGCTCGCCGCCGCGGACGGCGTCCAGCACCTGCTCGCCACCTTCACCACGTTGAGCGGCAAGCCCTGCGCGAAGCTGGTTCCGGTCGCCGTGGCCGACCAGCTCCAGGAGGAGGGGTGCGGGTTCGCCGGGTACGCGGCCGGCGCGATGGGGCAGGTGCCGGCCGACCCGGACATCGTCGCCGTCCCGGACGTCTCGTCCTACACGCCGTTGCCGTTCGTCCGGCCCGGCCTGGCCATGGTGCAGTGCGACCCGCACGTGAACGGTGATCCCTACCCGTTCGCCCCGCGGGTGATCCTGCGTCAGCAGATCGCCGCGGCCGCCGAACTGGGCATGACGTTGTCGGTCGGGGCCGAGGTCGAGTACTTCCTGGTCACCCGCGGCGCCGACGGCCGCCTGCGGACGGCCGACGCGGCCGACGACGCCGACCGCCCCTGCTACGACGCCCGTGGGCTGACCCGAATGTACGACCACCTGACCGCGGTCTCCGATGCCATGGGCACCCTGGGCTGGGGGCCGTATGCCAGCGACCACGAGGACGGCAACGGCCAGTTCGAGCAGAACTTCCACTACGCCGACGCGCTCACCACCGCCGACCGGGTCACCACGCTGCGCTACGTGATCCAAATGCTGGCCGAGCAGCGCGGGATGATCGCCACTTACATGCCCAAGCCGTTCACCGACCGCACCGGAAGCGGGATGCACCTGCACCTCTCGCTCTGGGACGAGGCGGGCCCGCGCTTCCCGTCCGCCGGTGTCGACCCCCATGGGCTCGGTCTGTCGGAGACCGGTTACGCCTTCGTGGCCGGGCTGCTGGAGCACGCCCCCGGTCTGCAGGCCATCCTCGCCCCGACCGTGAACTCCTACAAGCGCACGGGGGCCAGCTCCACTGCGTCCGGGGCCACCTGGGCGCCGCGGGCCGCCACCTACGGCGGCAACGACCGCACGCACCTGGTGCGGGTGCCGGACGCCCAGCGGGTCGAACTGCGTTCCGGTGACGGAGCGGGCAGTGCCCACCTGGCGGTGGCGGCCGCGTTGGGCGCCGGCCTGGCCGGCATCCGGTCCGACCGGGATCCCGGGGCGCCCGGCGCGCGCCCGGCCGACGCCCCGCTGCTGCCGCGCACGCTGCTGGATGCTGTGGCCGCGCTGGAGTCCGACGCCGTCGTCCGGGGGGTCCTGGACTCGGTGTCGCCCGCGGCCGGAGTGGCCGACTACTACGCGCAGCTCAAGCGCGAGGAGTTCTACGAGTGGCATGCGCGCGTTACCGACTGGGAGGTCGAGCGCTACCTGACCGCCGTCTGA
- a CDS encoding GTP cyclohydrolase II codes for MTSTRMPLAQGLFTAIGYRDRVTGDEIVALVMGLDVPGETDGPATAAGAGRSDGEPVPVRLHSECLTGDGFGSLRCDCGPQLQAALAVVAEAGRGVVVYLRGHEGRGIGLLDKLRAYRLQDAGADTVDANLALGLPEDAREYGGAVAVLTDLGVSAVALITNNPAKTRALTGGGVRVVRRLALPAAVTPANIGYLRTKRDRMHHQFGPSTAPGPDEATSRR; via the coding sequence GTGACCAGCACCCGGATGCCCCTGGCCCAGGGCCTGTTCACCGCCATCGGGTACCGCGATCGCGTCACCGGCGACGAGATCGTCGCGCTGGTGATGGGTCTGGACGTCCCCGGGGAGACCGATGGGCCCGCGACGGCCGCCGGCGCAGGTCGCTCCGACGGGGAGCCGGTCCCCGTCCGCCTACATTCGGAGTGCCTGACCGGGGACGGGTTCGGCTCCCTGCGCTGCGACTGCGGCCCGCAACTGCAGGCCGCCTTGGCCGTCGTGGCGGAGGCCGGCCGCGGCGTCGTCGTCTACCTGCGCGGCCACGAGGGCCGCGGTATCGGACTGCTCGACAAGCTGCGGGCCTACCGCCTGCAGGACGCCGGCGCCGACACGGTGGACGCCAACCTCGCGCTCGGCCTGCCCGAGGACGCCCGCGAGTACGGCGGCGCGGTCGCGGTCCTGACCGACCTCGGCGTGAGCGCGGTCGCGCTGATCACCAACAACCCGGCCAAGACCCGGGCGCTGACCGGGGGCGGCGTGCGGGTCGTCCGCCGGCTGGCCCTGCCCGCCGCGGTCACCCCGGCCAACATCGGCTACCTGCGGACCAAGCGCGACCGCATGCACCACCAGTTCGGTCCGTCCACGGCCCCGGGGCCGGACGAGGCCACCAGCCGCCGATGA
- a CDS encoding HutD family protein: MTARPLVRFRDRRPQPWANGLGSTTELLGWSDGPGLFGSDGPAWRLSIARLDGPAPFSPLPGVDRHFLPIGADVRLRIAGADIPVPAGQVCRFSGKDVVELLDLTSAPAFAVNLMVRASGGGPELVMADSHDPRCAAAIAALTLTPGGGFGRFDIVRPHAGLASGPALPLALVLPGAAPGPTMV; encoded by the coding sequence ATGACGGCTCGGCCGCTCGTCCGGTTCCGCGACCGGCGACCCCAGCCCTGGGCCAACGGCCTGGGCAGCACCACCGAGCTACTCGGGTGGTCCGACGGCCCCGGGCTGTTCGGATCCGATGGTCCTGCGTGGCGCCTGAGCATCGCCCGGCTCGACGGCCCTGCGCCCTTCTCACCGCTCCCGGGCGTCGACCGCCACTTCCTGCCGATCGGTGCGGACGTCCGGCTGCGCATCGCCGGGGCGGACATCCCCGTGCCGGCCGGCCAGGTCTGCCGGTTCTCCGGCAAGGACGTCGTGGAACTCCTGGATCTGACGTCGGCCCCGGCCTTCGCGGTGAATCTGATGGTCCGTGCATCCGGGGGCGGACCGGAACTGGTGATGGCCGACTCCCACGACCCGCGCTGCGCCGCGGCGATCGCCGCGCTCACCCTGACTCCGGGCGGCGGGTTCGGTCGGTTCGACATCGTCCGCCCCCACGCCGGTCTCGCGTCCGGCCCGGCGCTACCGCTGGCCCTGGTGCTCCCCGGAGCGGCGCCCGGCCCGACGATGGTCTGA
- a CDS encoding LLM class flavin-dependent oxidoreductase, protein MRFSLFIHMERWDETVSHRELFEDLTELTLMAEAGGFGTVWIGEHHSMEYTVSPNPMPQLAYLAARTSTIRLGAGTIIAPFWNPTRVAGEAALLDVISNGRAEIGLARGAYQFEFDRMAGGIPASSGGNHLRELVPAVRELWAGDYAHDGDIWQFPTSTSVPKPIQRPLPIWIAARDPESHKFAVRNGCNVMVTPLMKGDEEVVDLRDKFQAALDENPDVPRPDLMVLRHTYVHPADEPDGWVAGATAVNRFYRTFDAWFGNKTTPVDGFLEPSPESKFAERPEFGIDSLHRTAMIGTPDEVIERIRYYEQLGVDEYSFWCDNGMSHEEKKRSLALFIEQVVPAFG, encoded by the coding sequence ATGCGCTTCTCCCTGTTCATCCACATGGAGCGGTGGGACGAGACCGTCAGCCACCGTGAGCTTTTCGAGGACCTGACCGAACTGACCCTGATGGCCGAGGCCGGCGGCTTCGGCACGGTGTGGATCGGTGAGCACCATTCGATGGAATACACCGTCTCGCCCAATCCGATGCCGCAGCTGGCCTATCTCGCCGCTCGCACGTCGACGATCCGGCTCGGCGCCGGCACCATCATCGCCCCGTTCTGGAACCCGACCCGGGTGGCCGGCGAGGCGGCCCTGCTCGACGTCATCAGCAACGGTCGGGCCGAGATCGGCCTGGCCCGTGGGGCATACCAGTTCGAGTTCGACCGGATGGCCGGCGGCATCCCGGCCAGCAGCGGTGGCAACCACTTGCGCGAGCTGGTGCCGGCGGTCCGGGAGCTGTGGGCCGGCGACTACGCCCACGACGGGGACATCTGGCAGTTCCCCACCTCCACTAGCGTGCCCAAGCCGATCCAGCGGCCACTGCCGATCTGGATCGCCGCGCGGGACCCGGAGTCGCACAAATTCGCGGTCCGCAACGGGTGCAACGTGATGGTGACACCGCTGATGAAGGGCGACGAGGAGGTCGTCGATCTCCGCGACAAGTTCCAGGCCGCCCTGGACGAGAACCCGGACGTGCCCCGGCCGGATCTGATGGTCTTGCGGCACACCTACGTGCACCCGGCGGACGAGCCCGACGGCTGGGTCGCCGGTGCCACCGCGGTCAACCGCTTCTACCGCACCTTCGATGCCTGGTTCGGCAACAAGACCACCCCGGTCGACGGGTTCCTCGAGCCAAGCCCGGAATCCAAGTTCGCCGAACGGCCCGAGTTCGGAATCGACTCGCTGCACCGCACGGCGATGATCGGCACCCCGGACGAGGTCATCGAGCGCATTCGCTACTACGAGCAGCTGGGAGTGGACGAGTACAGCTTCTGGTGCGATAACGGGATGTCGCACGAGGAGAAGAAGCGCTCGCTCGCCCTGTTCATCGAGCAGGTCGTCCCGGCGTTCGGCTGA
- a CDS encoding GntR family transcriptional regulator, producing the protein MSDQQDRAVSSDVAGSGVSRPRGIRPGVEPDTSLLTRLRDMVLGDGLTPGTALSEVRLAEMFNVSRTPVREALKQLQVEGLVEIRPKVGTFVREISRREVGEMFEMKEVLEGMAARLLARRGQVPELDILRENIADSEIAAARHDGERYAALVHEFHRAIVEGSDNHKLIEHYTSLMNQMAYHRMVLRTVQNPKRLDRSNDEHHRILELILEKDGVGAEIAMRDHVVASAREAMARSAVDHRT; encoded by the coding sequence ATGAGCGATCAGCAGGACAGGGCCGTCTCGTCCGATGTGGCCGGCTCCGGGGTTTCCCGGCCGCGCGGCATCCGCCCCGGCGTGGAGCCGGACACCAGCCTGCTGACCCGGTTGCGGGACATGGTGCTCGGCGACGGGCTCACCCCGGGGACGGCCCTGTCCGAGGTCCGGCTGGCGGAGATGTTCAACGTCAGCCGTACGCCCGTCCGTGAGGCCCTCAAACAGCTGCAGGTGGAAGGGCTGGTCGAGATCAGGCCCAAGGTCGGCACTTTCGTCCGCGAGATCAGCCGCCGTGAGGTCGGCGAGATGTTCGAGATGAAAGAGGTGCTGGAGGGCATGGCCGCCCGCCTGCTGGCCCGTCGCGGGCAGGTTCCCGAGCTGGACATCCTGCGGGAGAACATCGCCGATTCGGAGATCGCCGCCGCCCGCCACGACGGCGAGCGCTACGCCGCGCTCGTCCACGAGTTCCACCGGGCCATCGTCGAAGGCAGCGACAACCACAAACTCATCGAGCACTACACCAGCCTGATGAACCAGATGGCGTACCACCGCATGGTGCTGCGCACCGTTCAGAACCCGAAACGGCTCGACCGATCCAACGACGAACACCACCGCATCCTCGAACTGATCCTCGAGAAGGACGGCGTGGGTGCCGAGATCGCCATGCGCGACCACGTCGTGGCCTCCGCCCGCGAGGCGATGGCCCGGTCCGCCGTGGACCACCGCACCTGA
- a CDS encoding 2-hydroxymuconate tautomerase: MPHVAITLSAGRSPEQVRALLHEVHDAVVRAAGARPEHVRVVVHEVPRTHWATGDVTLAEMDAGGLP, encoded by the coding sequence ATGCCGCACGTCGCGATCACCCTGTCCGCCGGACGCAGCCCCGAGCAGGTGCGTGCTCTGCTGCACGAGGTCCACGACGCCGTCGTCCGCGCCGCGGGGGCCCGGCCCGAGCACGTCCGTGTGGTCGTCCACGAGGTGCCCCGCACGCACTGGGCCACCGGCGACGTCACCCTGGCCGAGATGGACGCCGGAGGTCTCCCGTAA
- a CDS encoding aldehyde dehydrogenase, whose product MTHPTRYEHHIGGTAVPPSGGEYFTSTNPATGKALYEAARGNAADVDRAVAAARAAFDDPRWRDLSQTRRGHLLRRLGDLIGEHADELAEMESLDNGKLLREMRGQMAALPEYYHYYAGLADKIQGDVIPTSDRRVLNYTQREPLGVVGAITPWNSPLTLTTSKLAPALCAGNTVVVKPSEYTSATVLRLAQLVDEAGFPPGAINVVTGYGVEAGQPLVDHRGLAKISFTGSTATGARIAASAASRFIGTTLELGGKSPNIIFDDANVANAAMGVVAGIFAAAGQTCIAGSRVFAQRGVYDELLERVTDRARTIRVGDPLLSDTELGPLAFADQRDKVAGYVDLGRSEGATVLTGGRPTDGGGLGGYFYEPTVLTGVDNSMRVVREEIFGPVAAIMPFDTEDEVAVLANDTDYGLAAGIWTSNLSRAHRLADRLEAGTIWVNTYRAMSPMSPRQGFKNSGVGIEHGVESMKEYTRLKSVWINTSEEPVADPFVMRS is encoded by the coding sequence ATGACGCACCCGACTCGCTACGAGCACCACATCGGCGGTACTGCGGTGCCGCCGTCGGGCGGCGAGTACTTCACCAGCACCAACCCGGCCACCGGGAAGGCGCTGTACGAGGCGGCCCGCGGGAACGCCGCCGACGTCGACCGAGCGGTCGCCGCGGCCCGGGCCGCATTCGACGACCCCCGATGGCGCGATCTGAGCCAGACCCGTCGGGGCCACCTGCTGCGCCGGTTGGGCGATCTCATCGGCGAGCACGCCGACGAGCTGGCCGAGATGGAGTCACTGGACAACGGCAAGCTGCTGCGCGAGATGCGTGGCCAGATGGCCGCTCTGCCGGAGTACTACCACTACTACGCCGGACTGGCCGACAAGATCCAGGGCGACGTGATCCCCACCTCGGATCGCCGGGTCCTGAACTACACCCAGCGCGAACCGCTGGGGGTGGTCGGGGCGATCACCCCGTGGAACTCGCCGTTGACCCTGACCACCAGCAAGCTGGCCCCCGCGCTCTGCGCGGGCAACACGGTCGTCGTCAAGCCGTCGGAGTACACCAGTGCCACGGTGCTGCGCCTGGCCCAGCTGGTCGACGAGGCCGGGTTCCCGCCCGGGGCGATCAATGTCGTGACCGGGTACGGCGTGGAGGCCGGGCAGCCGCTGGTGGACCATCGGGGGCTGGCCAAGATCTCGTTCACCGGAAGTACGGCCACGGGCGCCCGGATCGCGGCCAGCGCGGCGTCCCGGTTCATCGGCACCACCCTGGAGCTGGGCGGCAAGTCGCCCAACATCATCTTCGACGACGCGAACGTGGCCAACGCCGCCATGGGCGTGGTGGCCGGGATCTTCGCCGCGGCCGGGCAGACCTGCATCGCCGGCAGCCGGGTCTTCGCCCAGCGGGGCGTCTACGACGAACTGCTCGAGCGGGTGACCGACCGGGCCCGCACGATTCGCGTCGGCGACCCGCTGCTCAGCGACACCGAGCTCGGCCCCCTCGCGTTCGCCGACCAGCGCGACAAGGTCGCCGGATACGTCGATCTGGGCCGCAGCGAGGGGGCGACCGTGCTGACCGGCGGCCGGCCCACCGACGGCGGGGGCCTGGGCGGCTACTTCTACGAACCGACCGTGCTCACCGGCGTCGACAACTCGATGCGCGTGGTCCGCGAGGAGATCTTCGGCCCGGTGGCGGCGATCATGCCGTTCGACACCGAGGACGAGGTCGCCGTGCTGGCCAATGACACCGACTACGGTCTGGCCGCCGGCATCTGGACCAGCAATCTGTCCCGCGCCCACCGACTGGCCGATCGCCTGGAGGCCGGCACCATCTGGGTCAACACCTACCGGGCGATGTCACCGATGTCGCCGCGTCAGGGGTTCAAAAACAGCGGCGTCGGCATCGAGCACGGCGTGGAGAGCATGAAGGAGTACACCCGGCTCAAGAGCGTCTGGATCAACACCAGCGAGGAACCGGTCGCCGATCCCTTCGTGATGCGGAGCTGA
- a CDS encoding alpha/beta fold hydrolase: MTAPSIVLLHGVGLDHTMWRPVVTRLSGEFAVLTPDLPGHGGRAPVPADLSLRELADRVADEIPPGSHVVGFSLGALAAQHLARFRPELVRTLTCVSSVCRRTPEERAAVLDRLALAERDFAGSAAASIERWYAGTDVDQATVDRTRQVLLANDVGSFLACYRVFAAGDADIGLELGRITAPALAITGELDGGSTPSMSERLAQVLPDCRVQIVPGARHMLPVQEPDAFVTAITTFIRESS, encoded by the coding sequence ATGACTGCACCGTCGATCGTGCTGCTGCACGGGGTCGGGCTGGACCACACCATGTGGCGACCGGTCGTGACCCGCCTGTCGGGCGAGTTCGCCGTGCTGACACCCGATCTGCCCGGTCACGGCGGCCGAGCCCCGGTCCCAGCGGACCTGAGCCTGCGGGAGCTGGCCGACCGGGTCGCCGACGAGATCCCACCCGGCTCCCACGTCGTCGGGTTCTCGTTGGGGGCACTGGCCGCCCAGCACCTGGCCCGCTTCCGGCCGGAACTCGTCAGGACCCTCACCTGCGTCAGCTCGGTGTGCCGCCGGACCCCGGAGGAGCGGGCCGCCGTCCTGGACCGGTTGGCCCTGGCCGAGCGGGACTTCGCCGGCAGCGCCGCGGCCTCGATCGAGCGGTGGTATGCCGGGACCGACGTCGACCAGGCCACCGTGGACCGCACCCGGCAGGTGCTGCTGGCCAACGATGTCGGATCTTTCTTGGCCTGCTACCGGGTGTTCGCCGCCGGCGACGCCGACATCGGATTGGAACTCGGCCGGATCACCGCACCGGCGCTGGCCATCACCGGCGAACTCGACGGCGGGTCCACTCCCTCGATGTCCGAGCGGTTGGCACAGGTCCTGCCGGACTGCCGGGTGCAGATCGTCCCGGGCGCCCGGCACATGCTGCCAGTACAGGAACCGGACGCCTTCGTCACCGCCATCACCACCTTCATCCGGGAGAGCTCATGA
- a CDS encoding amino acid synthesis family protein: MVEIRKIVTVVEETHSEGGRRVDPAARVAVVAAVIQNPWAGQGFVQDLTPGIEANGSDLGALLAPRVLEALGAPAEAFGKAAIVGVNGEIEHGSGLIHFLGFGNHFRRAANATTLLPAVEKRGPAGIVFDIPLKHVTDATIRSHHQSLEVRIADAPHPDELIIALAAAAQGRPQQRLAAFSPDQL; the protein is encoded by the coding sequence ATGGTAGAAATCCGCAAGATCGTGACCGTCGTCGAGGAGACCCACTCCGAGGGCGGTCGTCGGGTCGATCCCGCAGCGCGCGTCGCCGTGGTGGCCGCGGTCATCCAGAACCCATGGGCTGGCCAGGGTTTCGTGCAGGATCTGACGCCCGGCATCGAGGCCAACGGCTCGGACCTGGGCGCGCTGCTCGCTCCCCGGGTGTTGGAGGCGCTGGGCGCTCCGGCGGAGGCGTTCGGCAAGGCGGCGATCGTCGGGGTGAACGGCGAGATCGAGCACGGCTCCGGGCTCATCCACTTCCTCGGTTTCGGCAACCACTTCCGCCGGGCCGCGAACGCCACCACCCTGCTGCCTGCGGTCGAGAAGCGCGGTCCGGCCGGCATCGTCTTCGACATCCCGCTCAAGCACGTCACCGACGCCACCATCCGCTCCCACCACCAAAGCCTCGAGGTGCGCATCGCCGACGCGCCGCACCCCGACGAGCTGATCATCGCGCTGGCGGCTGCCGCGCAGGGACGCCCGCAGCAGCGGCTGGCGGCGTTCTCACCCGACCAGCTCTAG
- a CDS encoding amino acid synthesis family protein, which yields MTAFALAGDARESAGGSGRAAPQVLAGVRKTVLGVEDVLLENGRGPAVPARRAFAAAVIANPWLGTDPTADLGDEVFAIAPVLARGLTDRLIDALGGPERIEAFGKAAIVGTAGEIEHAGALIHTPYFGNLMRDFLDGDSIICFADARAEAGEALVVPMWHKRHVATRSHYQTVCARVADAPHAGEIVVIAAASTGPRPHARIGDRSTDPVVNAAQHLESDLSW from the coding sequence ATGACCGCATTCGCCCTCGCCGGGGATGCCCGGGAGTCGGCCGGCGGCTCCGGCCGCGCCGCCCCCCAGGTCCTCGCCGGTGTCCGCAAGACGGTGCTGGGCGTCGAGGACGTCCTCCTGGAGAACGGACGGGGCCCGGCCGTCCCGGCCCGGCGGGCCTTCGCCGCCGCCGTCATCGCCAATCCCTGGCTGGGTACCGACCCGACCGCCGATCTGGGCGACGAGGTGTTCGCCATCGCGCCGGTGCTGGCTCGGGGGCTGACCGACCGCCTGATCGACGCACTCGGCGGGCCCGAGCGGATCGAGGCCTTCGGCAAGGCGGCGATCGTGGGCACGGCCGGCGAGATCGAGCACGCGGGTGCCCTGATCCACACGCCGTACTTCGGCAATCTCATGCGCGATTTCCTGGATGGCGACTCCATCATCTGCTTCGCCGACGCGCGGGCGGAGGCCGGGGAGGCCCTCGTCGTGCCGATGTGGCACAAGCGGCACGTCGCGACCCGCAGTCATTACCAGACGGTCTGCGCCCGCGTGGCGGATGCGCCGCACGCCGGTGAGATCGTCGTCATCGCTGCGGCCTCCACCGGGCCGCGGCCGCACGCCCGCATCGGTGACCGTTCCACCGACCCCGTCGTCAACGCCGCGCAGCACCTGGAGAGTGACCTGTCATGGTAG
- a CDS encoding ester cyclase → MTMDSPQKAAIAQAWARAWDDGDVDALDDLLAPGFTRRTQGSKTSLSADELKKEIRATREAFPDLVTTIDEIVLDGDRVAIFWTSTGTHQAELLGIPATRRKVVTYGSNLCTLSDGKLTDERVTWDPRHLLTALGISTVRHD, encoded by the coding sequence ATGACCATGGATTCACCCCAGAAGGCCGCCATTGCGCAGGCCTGGGCCCGCGCCTGGGACGACGGGGACGTCGACGCTCTCGACGATCTGCTGGCTCCGGGTTTCACCCGCCGCACGCAAGGCTCCAAGACGTCGTTGTCGGCGGACGAACTGAAGAAGGAGATCCGCGCGACCCGCGAGGCCTTTCCCGACCTCGTGACCACGATCGACGAGATCGTTCTCGACGGCGACCGGGTGGCCATTTTCTGGACCAGCACCGGCACCCATCAGGCCGAGCTGCTGGGCATCCCGGCCACCCGGCGCAAGGTCGTGACCTATGGCTCCAATCTCTGCACCCTGTCCGACGGCAAGCTCACCGACGAGCGCGTGACCTGGGATCCCCGGCACCTGCTCACCGCGCTGGGCATCTCGACTGTGAGGCACGACTGA
- a CDS encoding flavin reductase family protein produces the protein MTDALSTPLTDEPDLDALKGFNRQFVTGVTVVTTMDDGRARGLAVNAYCSISFDPPLVMVCVQRTSSTWPALFAATHLGVNVLSNQQQAVVATFASKHPDKFSQVEWQPGPHGSPLIPGSAAMLEAEIRERFQAKTHTLFLCRVRHAQVADLAPMVYKAGRFFDGADLTELASATG, from the coding sequence ATGACCGACGCCCTGTCCACCCCACTGACCGACGAGCCCGATCTGGACGCACTCAAGGGTTTCAACCGGCAGTTCGTCACCGGCGTGACCGTCGTGACCACGATGGACGACGGCCGCGCCCGCGGACTCGCCGTCAATGCCTACTGCTCGATCTCGTTCGACCCGCCGCTGGTGATGGTGTGCGTGCAACGCACATCGTCGACCTGGCCCGCCCTGTTCGCCGCGACCCACCTGGGGGTCAATGTGCTGAGCAACCAGCAGCAGGCGGTGGTGGCCACCTTCGCCTCCAAGCACCCGGACAAGTTCTCCCAGGTCGAATGGCAGCCTGGCCCACACGGTTCCCCGCTGATCCCCGGCTCGGCGGCCATGCTGGAGGCGGAGATCCGCGAGCGCTTCCAGGCCAAGACCCACACCCTGTTCCTCTGTCGGGTGCGACACGCCCAGGTCGCCGATCTCGCACCGATGGTCTACAAGGCCGGCCGGTTCTTCGACGGGGCCGATCTGACCGAGCTCGCGTCGGCGACGGGCTGA